The sequence AATCAAAAAGGCATCATTATACAATGCTTTGTGACAATGATTTgtgttatttccttaaaaatgcaTCCCAATTTAATTCTTTCAAAGTATCTCAAGAACTTATATTCTTGCACTCCAAAAAGCATATTTACAGGCATTGATTATCCTCCCCCCAGCAATATGTTAGAGAGACCACCTAAGAAACTGCAAGAATCCAAGCAAGAAACTAAGTAGTTCAGCTAGGGCAGAGAAGAGACTATATGGGATTGAGACTGAAGGAACAAAGAGTTGGATTGGTTCAGCCACATGTGATAGAAAACAGAAGCTACAAACAGAAATAAGTTAGACAAGTTTTGGGGTAGGCAACTCATTAAGTTTGAACCACATTGAGTTTGCAGACCCAAGGGAACATCCAGGAGGCTATAACCAGCACAGAAGAGTACAAAATGCCAGAGTTCTTGACTTGTTAccaaaaaaaaggcaaaccatATGAAGGTCAAACCACATGAAGGCAAAGGTACAGTATAtaaagaggagggaaaggaaggaatcaaAGCAGAAATCTCAGAAAACAGCACTGTAAGAAGCTAAGAGAAATGGTGAACCTAGGAAATCATGTGTCTGTAAATAAGGGATCAGCAATTTttttgtaaaggaccagataataaatataaacaaatgaataggGTTATGTTCCAAAACACCTGCATTTATGGACTCTGatatttgaacttcatataaCTTTCATAAAATACTCTTAATTTTTTcccaactatttaaaaatgtaaaatcctttCTTAAGCTCACAGACCATACAAATGCAGGTGACAGGTTGGATTTGGCCTGTGAACCAtatagtttgccaactcctgctctAAGTACAACAAGGATAACAGGACTGGATTAACTGTCTTTTTCCGAACCTCTGAGGGTAGTTTTTCCTTTAGATAAATTGAGAACTTACCAAACATTCATTAAATTTGAATGATTTCTTTAAATCTGACTAATTCCTTAAATTTGATTCCCCTAAGAGATTAACTACATGTGTTGGTAACATTCCTTGTTGGTTTAGAACTGCCTTCCACTAAAAAGACGTATTCCTCATCTTGAACAGACAAATTCTACCTGAACTACAAATACAGTGAAGGTACTAGATGAAAAACATTACTTCAGAATTTCCTCAATGCTTTCACACTCAGTTTTCTTTAAAGTGATTTTATAATCTAAAGGTGAGAAGATTCAACAGCAGTCTGCATCTGAAACATGTAGATTCTAAAAAGCAACAAACAGCTGTACTGAATGTGTGAGTCACGAATAACCAAAGAATTTAGTGCAGAATGTCAAACTTCTGACAAGCAGTCTTCATACATACAAACCATGTCTGGTGAGGAAGGATTCCTTACCCCCAAGCCACTCCTTGTACCTTAGCTGTAAGCTCAGGGGCAGGAACAGGACTCCTTCTTCAATCACTTGCTGCGGCAATAAGCTGTAACCCAAGAAAACTTTAGTACCAAGTGAAAGTACAACATTGCCCACAAGGCTCAAGTCTTTCGTTACTGGATAACTATTTTAAGTTGCCTGATTTCAAGTAGACAAAACACAAAGGGTGATTATTAAAGATACAAGCTAAGCTGTTAAGGGAGGGctcacagaaggaaaaagagactAACTTAGCCATCTGACAACTAGAACAAATATGTTTCCATTTGAACTTCTGTCTGCCACCAACTGACAACAAAAGTATCACTAGCTCCTAGTTATCAAATGTTGCCAAGCAAGTCAAGCTACAATGACATACGGTTGGCCAGTTCCATACTTGAGTTCATTATTAGACCCTATGCCTACAAAAAGTAtctaaaatgcaaacattttgtAGCAATTACTTTCACAAGATCCTAAACTTGGGACACAACTCTAGAGCACACAACTTTTGCCAGGTTTTCTAACCCAAAAGGCTTGACTGAGGAGAAATAGAAGAGACTCTTCACTGCATTATCAGAAAACCTACTGCTTTGCACAGTTTTAGGAATATCACTACACTCCTATTTCTAAACTTATAAAACCCAAGTCATAAATTAAACTCAGTACATCGTAGAACTCTTTACTTACAAAGAACTAATTCAATGTTAtcgtaaaatttaaaatataatctgattttcaatgaaattaaaaatgaaggatattaaacataaaataacttGTGAAATctcttttaatgaaaaagaatttgaTTTCCAAAGTAGCTAtctacttttattcttatttgaaaaattatgccAGAGGATATATAAATGCTATTTTATTGTACATACCTATATTCACTTAGAATTAAACTAATTATTATTTAAACCATTAACCTTTAATTCTTCATGTAAAAATTCCTAAGTAGAAATGAGAAGacttcaggaaaaaatattttcccagggCTTTCACAACTCTAAATATGCCAATTGTGATCATCCTCTGGGCAAACGTGCTAAGACATGATAAAGTGTTCCTAAACTAagtaaccaaaatatataaatgtccTGCATAGAtctttttttaacctcaaaattcctcttcctgagcCTATCCCAAACGTAAAAATTTTCTACGAAGTTCACACAGCTTTTCAACACAGTGTGTggctttaaaattcaaaaattgtcTTTTCAATCTATCTTTTACCTAGCTGAAATGAAATACCAATGTGTTAAATCAAATTTCAAAGTGAAATCAAAGGACAAGCCATTTCTCAAACTCTCAGGGGACCTCAGAACTCAGTGTCATATCTCACCTACCAAATGCATGACCCCTCCTCCTCTATCTACCTAAACATTCCCACTGCAAGAGGTCAGGGTAGAGGTGGAGAGAAAACTCACCATCTCACAGGCAATTCGTTACTTTTTCAGTTGTTAGAAAAGGTTTTCCATATGCTGAATTGAGACTGCCTGGAACCCTGCAGCTTGTGATCTTTCTTCTACAGCTATGTCCTTCCATACTACAGCCTTGAAAACCGTGTTTGCCAGAAAGGAATAAAACTCTTACGATGCTGACCGATGACAAGACTTTTCAATACCTTTTTATTCTGGAGACACGTCTACCTAACAATCTACAACTGGTCTAAGCAACCACCTTTTCAAATGGCTTTAGTCATCACCTTTAAAAGTCTGGTTTCACAACATCCATTACTCTACTGCATCAACTTTCAGAATTAACCACATTTATCTACTTTTCACGCTAAATTAAAAACAGGGGGAATACAGAAAGACAACTTTACATACACACGTATGAATAAAATTCAAGCTAAATGGTACCTGCAAATAAATTTCTTCTTGGGAGGGCTGGTATCTACATTCGTTAGTACACAAACTTGAAAGCGCAACACAAGCAGCGATTCATTATAATGGACTTCCAATTGCAAACTGAGAAAAAGATAGAACTGAAACTTCTAAGtgactaacacacaattgtatgTAGTTCAATAAAGATTCATTCTATATACTACACCCTGAAATCTTCCAATGGGGACTCCCACGAGAGTCTGTGCTACAGTGCAGTGGGTCTTTAACACAAGAAATGCTGTGAGAGCCTCAACACAGTACCTGCATCTAAAGTTTTAAATCTCTTCTATGCTCAGTTTTCACCATAAAGAGAGGAGGAATGCTCTTCAGGCCTACagagtaccacaaaaaagaaacaggaaaacctCTCTGGGAATCCAAGAAAAGACTGCAACTTCCACATCTTTTACAAGAGTTGTCTAACATTAGAATATTTCCTCAATTCCAAGATACATAAATGATCTGAGGAAGGTGGGAAAGGAAAATAAGTCATCAAGGGGTACACTAAGAGGTATACATTtcagaatctaaaaatataaaagatatgcGTCTTAAAGTTGAGGAGTTACATAGAATAGGCTACCTGCAAGCGGACCTGCAAACCACTGCATATTAGAAGGAAGGCTTCCCCAAAGCCTGTCAGAGATATACAAGCTCATGGtggcatttttcattcatttccccCAAAGTATGGATCTTATTTTAGGATCCAATTTCCCCAAATGGAAAGCAAGCAAAACTGTTCAAAACCAGTAAGTCTTTGTGTTTGTTACCCATTGACAACCTACTCAAAAACAGGTTTtatgaacaatacaaaaagagaaattttttgttgtttaatcttACTTTATTTAGGTCAAGGATCTCTTCAACACAACTTCATCATTGTTACAATGTCCTTATCTGTAGCCATGGAGGCCTCCGCCTCCAGGGAGGAGTTCACCTTGATTATTTGCAAAGGGCCCCTGCCCAACCTCACCAGGATTTCAAGGAAGGttaattgaattattattttaaatacactgTACTATGTGGCTTATCTGAACTGGAGTAAAAAATGTATGATCCACACCAAAGACTGTGAATCCTGGTtgttacaggatacaaaaaaaaaaaaggaacacagagGAAATACATTTAACTAACATACTTGAAGCTCTGTTGACAAATGTACAGTACTTGGCAGCTATGCTAAAGACAAAGAAGAGTTCTGAATTTTCATTCCAAAGGTTTATGGAATGAACAAATACTATGTCTATACGTTGACTCAAATACATTGACTGTTTAATGATACTTGTTTTCTCCCTAAAACAAGGTGAAACAAAAGAAATTTCAGTATCTCCATTTCCCAGGTTCTGATAGCTCCTAAAACGCATAACTTAAAGGGAGGACTTAAACTGccacataattttaaatgtttcctttttaatactgtgcttttcttttcttcattgttcCCATTCTCTTTAAGCAGTGTATTTCAGTATAGAGAGAAGAGGGCCAAGAAAGGGGCAATACtcaggaggctaaacaatgcaatCTTACCCTCCCCCAAATTCAGGGAGAACAAGCTTGGGGACACAATGGCATGCCTGACCAGACTCTCCAGACCTGATCGAGAGACACTGGTGTCTTTTCCACTTTACAGTGTGCAAAGAACGGAACGATTTTCTAATGCTCTGTGATTGGCAGCGTTTCAACAGCGCTTGGACCAAGACCCCAGGCTTAACTTCCTAACAGCTCCTTTTCAAAACTGACCCAAAACATGGAATGTGCCCAAGCCTCTGGCGCTGTAGGAAGCTATCTTCCCAAAGTTCGAACATcgaattattatcatttttattattatacctggaagggaagggggggaggaaaaaaagcacACACCACACTCTACGTTACCGAATTCACGGAAGAATGGGGATTTCGGCGACGGCTTGAGGAGTACCTGACCCAGAACAGAGAACGAAGAGCTGCCTCCGGGCCGCGGGTCCCTGTCCTCGGCCACAGCGTTACCTGGAGTGAACGGACTGCAGGATCGCTTAACATCCCTCCAAACCTGAAATCCTCTACCTCAAGAGCAATCAAAAGCAGAGGGAGCCAAATTTCTTCCGGAAGGCGCAAAAAAGGCCACAACTTGGATGAATGAAACTGGGCTAAGGGCACCCGGAGCAGGGCTGTCGCTGAAGTCAGAAAACGAGaagtcaaagattttttttttgacgtgAGAGCCGGTTCTACGCGACCGTGGTCCAGACAATCGCACAAACACGCTTTGGAGAAGGTTTTATTGAGCGCGGACAGTTCCGGGGCGGCCGGCGGAGGCGAGGCGGAGGCGGGTGGGCGGCGGAGCTGGGCCGGAGCGGGCGGCAGCGGCGGGGCCGGCGACGAGGCAGCTTCGCGACGGCGGGCGCGGGACCCGGGCCGGGGTCGGGCGCTGGCGCTTGTCCTCCCGCGGACCTTCCACTGGACTCCCGCGGGCCGCCCCGCCCCCCGtcccccgcccgcccgccagcCAGACCGCCCGGCGGCCGCGTGCGAGGCACACCCTCCCGCGGCCGCGCGCACGCGGCCTCGCCGGGCCGGCCGGCCCCACGCGCCCCCTCAGCGCGGACGCCCGCCGCCCGCAGCCCGCGGCCCCGGCCCCCTCCGGCCGcgcggggagggcggggagggcggggggcggCGGCCTAGCGGCTGCGAGGGCGCCCGCGCGGGAAGGCGGGTTCTGAGGGGAAGGTCACTTACCCGCTGCATGGCTTTCAGGATCAAAGCCAGCTCGTAGCGGGGCATGCCCGAACACGCAGCTCTCGGCTCCGAACCGAGCCGGCTCCCGGGACGCAGGAGGGCGGGGACCGCACGGACCGGACAGGATGCTGGGCCGGAAAGCTCCCAGGCGGCGAAAGCACACTCCGGCCGAGCGAGCCCGGGCTTTAAGGCTCTGGCAGCTGCGCAGACGGGGCGCCACGCCCCCTCAGCGAGCCACGCCCCCGTAGGCCAAGCCACGCCCCCTCTGTAAGGCGGCTGCGCCGCCCCCCTCCACAGCCGCGCTCCCCGCCGCCCGCGGTCCCCGCCGGACCCCCCACCCTGGCCCCGCAGGTGCTGCGCGGGGGGAGGCACCGCGGGTTCGGCCGGGAACCTCCAGCGCCAGCCGCACGCCCCCTCCAAccctgccgccgccgctgccgccgcgcTTGCTACGTACAGTTCTCGAACCAGCTGGAACTTTCCATGCCTTCCGTCTCATCCTGGGCGGCGGGCGAGCCTGCGCCCCCGTGTGCGCGTGCGCTGCGGTGCGGTCTGGCCCGTGCGCGCGCCCCTACCCCGCGACTTATCGGCGTGAGGGGCCTCCTCCGTGGCTGCGCTGCTCCGTGCGGGATCTCGGCCGGACCAGGGGCGCTCTCCGCCCCCGGCCGCGCACCTGGGTTCCGGAACGTTCCCGCTTCTGTCTGCGTCCCCCACCCGCACTCCGCGGGGGATACAGGGGCTGGGGGGCCGGCTACCCCTCGCGCCCTTGCCCACAGCTCTCCGTTCCAGTGCGGCTGCTGGCGCGGCTTCCCGGGGCCCCTTCTGCGGCGAAGTGGGCGCCAGGCGCAGGCAGTGGGCCGCCGGGTTCGGATCGTGCCCGTCCCTCGCCGGCTGCCTGACCTTGGGCAGGCTCCTACAAAAAGGGGATGCGAAGGGCACCTACTTCCCAGGGCTGTGATGCCTCTGAGTGAGTTGATGCTCTTAAACCGCTGAGAACGATGCCTGCACAGACCGGCATTTGTTATTCTATGAGCACGGCCTGACCCACGTGCTGTTGCTAAGGATAGGCTAAGACTTTGGCGCAAATGTTTACTGGGCGTTCATTTAGAGAACCAGCTGAATGCTTGGAAAGCCACTTAGTAACTGTCCAGGATCGTGCGTGCCCTGGAAGGAGTGGAGCCTC is a genomic window of Delphinus delphis chromosome 4, mDelDel1.2, whole genome shotgun sequence containing:
- the MRPS6 gene encoding small ribosomal subunit protein bS6m — protein: MTIEMSASKPVPDDEEEGVEKTVPENKLTSDNLEEEFQASLVVQWHRSQRFKSINSLRGITALGSRCPSHPLFVGACPRSGSRRGTGTIRTRRPTACAWRPLRRRRGPGKPRQQPHWNGELWARARGVAGPPAPVSPAECGWGTQTEAGTFRNPGARPGAESAPGPAEIPHGAAQPRRRPLTPISRGVGARARARPHRSARAHGGAGSPAAQDETEGMESSSWFENSARALKPGLARPECAFAAWELSGPASCPVRAVPALLRPGSRLGSEPRAACSGMPRYELALILKAMQRPETAAALKRTLETLMDRGAVVRNLENLGERALPYRISAHSQQHTRGGYFLVDFYAPTTTVEGIMEHLSRDIDVIRPNIVKHPLTQEVKECEGIVPVPLEEKLYSTKKRK